In Balaenoptera acutorostrata chromosome 19, mBalAcu1.1, whole genome shotgun sequence, the following proteins share a genomic window:
- the ZNF45 gene encoding zinc finger protein 45 isoform X2 yields the protein MTKFKEAVTFKDVAVVFTEEELGLLDSAQKQLYQEVMLENFRNLVSVGHQSFTPDAISQLKREEKLWMIKIATQSRRSSGDKNLNGMETLQEVGLRYLPHEELFCSQIWQQVTKELTGCQDSMGNIQGTGSQMEKQGGTLNKDEEFGKDFNQTSHLQVHRRDHTGEKPYRGVECEKGFIRDSHLQMNQTAHVGEKPYKCEKCENAFRRLSSLQAHQRVHSRTRLNKHDMSCKGFSQKSYLHHHQRVPTGEDPHRFEECGRNVGKSSHCQAPPIAHMLEKPYKCEECGLGFSQRSYLHIHQRAHTGKKPYKCEECGKGFSWRSRLQAHQRIHTGEKPYKCEACGKGFSYSSHLNIHCRIHTGEKPFKCEECGKGFSVGSHLQAHQISHTGEKPYKCEECGKGFCRASNLLDHQRGHSGEKPYQCDACGKGFSRSSDFNIHFRVHTGEKPYKCEECGKGFSQASNLLAHQRGHTGEKPYKCGTCGKGFSRSSDLNVHCRIHTGEKPYKCEKCGKAFSQFSSLQVHQRVHTGEKPYQCAECGKGFSVGSQLQAHQRCHTGEKPYQCEECGKGFCRASNFLAHRGVHTGEKPYRCDVCGKRFRQRSYLQAHQRVHTGEKPYKCEECGKVFSWSSYLQAHQRVHTGEKPYKCEECGKGFSWSSSLIIHQRVHAGDEGDKDCPSSENTYSKEAL from the exons ATGACCAAGTTCAAG GAGGCGGTGACCTTCAAGGACGTGGCCGTGGTCTTCAcggaggaggagctggggctgCTGGACTCTGCCCAGAAGCAGCTGTACCAGGAAGTAATGCTGGAGAACTTCCGGAACCTGGTCTCAGTGG GGCATCAATCGTTCACACCAGATGCAATATCCCAgttaaagagagaagaaaagctttGGATGATAAAGATAGCAACCCAGAGCCGTCGCTCCTCGG GAGACAAGAATCTAAATGGCATGGAGACTCTTCAAGAAGTTGGATTAAGGTATCTGCCACATGAAGAGCTTTTCTGCTCACAAATCTGGCAACAGGTTACAAAGGAATTAACTGGGTGTCAAGATTCCATGGGAAATATTCAAGGAACTGGCTCTCAGATGGAAAAACAAGGTGGCACACTCAATAAAGATGAGGAGTTTGGTAAAGACTTCAATCAGACTTCACATCTTCAAGTTCACCGCAGAGACcacactggagaaaaaccctACAGAGGGGTGGAGTGTGAGAAAGGTTTCATACGGGACTCTCACCTTCAAATGAACCAGACAGCCCACGTAGGAGAGAAGCCCTACAAGTGTGAAAAATGTGAAAACGCCTTCCGTCGGCTTTCAAGTCTTCAAGCCCATCAGAGAGTCCACAGTAGAACAAGATTGAACAAACATGATATGTCGTGTAAGGGTTTCAGTCAGAAGTcatatcttcatcatcatcagagAGTCCCCACTGGAGAGGATCCACACAGATTTGAGGAGTGTGGGAGGAACGTCGGGAAGAGCTCACATTGTCAAGCTCCTCCCATAGCCCACATGTTGGAGAAACCCTATAAATGTGAGGAGTGTGGACTGGGCTTCAGTCAGCGCTCCTATCTTCACATCCATCAGAGAGCCCACACGGGAAAGAAACCTTATAAATGTGAAGAGTGTGGGAAGGGCTTCAGTTGGCGTTCACGCCTACAGGCTCATCAGCGAatccacactggggagaaaccCTACAAATGTGAGGCCTGTGGCAAGGGCTTTAGTTACAGCTCACACCTGAACATCCATTGTAGAATCCACACAGGTGAGAAACCCTTTAAGTGTGAGGAGTGTGGGAAAGGCTTCAGTGTGGGTTCCCACCTTCAAGCCCATCAGATAAGCCACACGGGAGAGAAACCATACAAATGTGAGGAGTGTGGCAAGGGCTTCTGTCGGGCCTCAAATCTTCTGGACCATCAGAGAGGCCATAGTGGTGAGAAACCATATCAGTGTGATGCATGTGGAAAGGGCTTTAGTCGTAGCTCAGATTTTAACATTCATTTTAGAGTCCATACAGGAGAAAAACCCTATAAGTGCGAGGAGTGTGGGAAAGGTTTCAGTCAGGCCTCAAATCTTCTGGCCCATCAAAGAGGCCACACCGGAGAAAAACCATACAAATGTGGTACATGTGGGAAGGGCTTCAGCCGGAGTTCAGATCTTAACGTTCATTGTCGAATCCACACgggagagaaaccctataaatgtGAGAAGTGCGGGAAGGCCTTCAGTCAGTTCTCAAGCCTTCAAGTGCATCAAAGAGTCCATACCGGCGAGAAACCATACCAGTGTGCAGAGTGTGGGAAAGGCTTCAGTGTGGGCTCACAGCTTCAGGCCCATCAGAGGtgtcacactggagagaaaccctaccAGTGTGAGGAGTGTGGGAAGGGCTTCTGTCGGGCCTCAAATTTTCTGGCTCACCGTGGAGTCCACACAGGAGAGAAGCCATACCGATGCGATGTGTGTGGTAAGCGCTTCAGACAGAGATCATACCTTCAAGCCCACCAGAGggtccacactggagagaaaccatataaGTGTGAGGAATGTGGTAAGGTCTTCAGTTGGAGCTCATACCTTCAAGCCCATCAGAGAGTCCACACTGGGGAAAAACCATACAAATGTGAGGAGTGTGGGAAAGGCTTCAGTTGGAGCTCAAGTCTTATAATTCATCAGCGAGTCCATGCTGGGGATGAGGGTGACAAGGACTGTCCCTCATCAGAGAATACATACAGCAAAGAAGCTCTATAA
- the ZNF45 gene encoding zinc finger protein 45 isoform X1, with the protein MTKFKEAVTFKDVAVVFTEEELGLLDSAQKQLYQEVMLENFRNLVSVGEEGHSGTEHRISPCGHQSFTPDAISQLKREEKLWMIKIATQSRRSSGDKNLNGMETLQEVGLRYLPHEELFCSQIWQQVTKELTGCQDSMGNIQGTGSQMEKQGGTLNKDEEFGKDFNQTSHLQVHRRDHTGEKPYRGVECEKGFIRDSHLQMNQTAHVGEKPYKCEKCENAFRRLSSLQAHQRVHSRTRLNKHDMSCKGFSQKSYLHHHQRVPTGEDPHRFEECGRNVGKSSHCQAPPIAHMLEKPYKCEECGLGFSQRSYLHIHQRAHTGKKPYKCEECGKGFSWRSRLQAHQRIHTGEKPYKCEACGKGFSYSSHLNIHCRIHTGEKPFKCEECGKGFSVGSHLQAHQISHTGEKPYKCEECGKGFCRASNLLDHQRGHSGEKPYQCDACGKGFSRSSDFNIHFRVHTGEKPYKCEECGKGFSQASNLLAHQRGHTGEKPYKCGTCGKGFSRSSDLNVHCRIHTGEKPYKCEKCGKAFSQFSSLQVHQRVHTGEKPYQCAECGKGFSVGSQLQAHQRCHTGEKPYQCEECGKGFCRASNFLAHRGVHTGEKPYRCDVCGKRFRQRSYLQAHQRVHTGEKPYKCEECGKVFSWSSYLQAHQRVHTGEKPYKCEECGKGFSWSSSLIIHQRVHAGDEGDKDCPSSENTYSKEAL; encoded by the exons ATGACCAAGTTCAAG GAGGCGGTGACCTTCAAGGACGTGGCCGTGGTCTTCAcggaggaggagctggggctgCTGGACTCTGCCCAGAAGCAGCTGTACCAGGAAGTAATGCTGGAGAACTTCCGGAACCTGGTCTCAGTGGGTGAGGAAGGGCACTCTGGGACTGAACATCGGATCAGCCCCTGTG GGCATCAATCGTTCACACCAGATGCAATATCCCAgttaaagagagaagaaaagctttGGATGATAAAGATAGCAACCCAGAGCCGTCGCTCCTCGG GAGACAAGAATCTAAATGGCATGGAGACTCTTCAAGAAGTTGGATTAAGGTATCTGCCACATGAAGAGCTTTTCTGCTCACAAATCTGGCAACAGGTTACAAAGGAATTAACTGGGTGTCAAGATTCCATGGGAAATATTCAAGGAACTGGCTCTCAGATGGAAAAACAAGGTGGCACACTCAATAAAGATGAGGAGTTTGGTAAAGACTTCAATCAGACTTCACATCTTCAAGTTCACCGCAGAGACcacactggagaaaaaccctACAGAGGGGTGGAGTGTGAGAAAGGTTTCATACGGGACTCTCACCTTCAAATGAACCAGACAGCCCACGTAGGAGAGAAGCCCTACAAGTGTGAAAAATGTGAAAACGCCTTCCGTCGGCTTTCAAGTCTTCAAGCCCATCAGAGAGTCCACAGTAGAACAAGATTGAACAAACATGATATGTCGTGTAAGGGTTTCAGTCAGAAGTcatatcttcatcatcatcagagAGTCCCCACTGGAGAGGATCCACACAGATTTGAGGAGTGTGGGAGGAACGTCGGGAAGAGCTCACATTGTCAAGCTCCTCCCATAGCCCACATGTTGGAGAAACCCTATAAATGTGAGGAGTGTGGACTGGGCTTCAGTCAGCGCTCCTATCTTCACATCCATCAGAGAGCCCACACGGGAAAGAAACCTTATAAATGTGAAGAGTGTGGGAAGGGCTTCAGTTGGCGTTCACGCCTACAGGCTCATCAGCGAatccacactggggagaaaccCTACAAATGTGAGGCCTGTGGCAAGGGCTTTAGTTACAGCTCACACCTGAACATCCATTGTAGAATCCACACAGGTGAGAAACCCTTTAAGTGTGAGGAGTGTGGGAAAGGCTTCAGTGTGGGTTCCCACCTTCAAGCCCATCAGATAAGCCACACGGGAGAGAAACCATACAAATGTGAGGAGTGTGGCAAGGGCTTCTGTCGGGCCTCAAATCTTCTGGACCATCAGAGAGGCCATAGTGGTGAGAAACCATATCAGTGTGATGCATGTGGAAAGGGCTTTAGTCGTAGCTCAGATTTTAACATTCATTTTAGAGTCCATACAGGAGAAAAACCCTATAAGTGCGAGGAGTGTGGGAAAGGTTTCAGTCAGGCCTCAAATCTTCTGGCCCATCAAAGAGGCCACACCGGAGAAAAACCATACAAATGTGGTACATGTGGGAAGGGCTTCAGCCGGAGTTCAGATCTTAACGTTCATTGTCGAATCCACACgggagagaaaccctataaatgtGAGAAGTGCGGGAAGGCCTTCAGTCAGTTCTCAAGCCTTCAAGTGCATCAAAGAGTCCATACCGGCGAGAAACCATACCAGTGTGCAGAGTGTGGGAAAGGCTTCAGTGTGGGCTCACAGCTTCAGGCCCATCAGAGGtgtcacactggagagaaaccctaccAGTGTGAGGAGTGTGGGAAGGGCTTCTGTCGGGCCTCAAATTTTCTGGCTCACCGTGGAGTCCACACAGGAGAGAAGCCATACCGATGCGATGTGTGTGGTAAGCGCTTCAGACAGAGATCATACCTTCAAGCCCACCAGAGggtccacactggagagaaaccatataaGTGTGAGGAATGTGGTAAGGTCTTCAGTTGGAGCTCATACCTTCAAGCCCATCAGAGAGTCCACACTGGGGAAAAACCATACAAATGTGAGGAGTGTGGGAAAGGCTTCAGTTGGAGCTCAAGTCTTATAATTCATCAGCGAGTCCATGCTGGGGATGAGGGTGACAAGGACTGTCCCTCATCAGAGAATACATACAGCAAAGAAGCTCTATAA
- the ZNF45 gene encoding zinc finger protein 45 isoform X4 produces the protein MLENFRNLVSVGHQSFTPDAISQLKREEKLWMIKIATQSRRSSGDKNLNGMETLQEVGLRYLPHEELFCSQIWQQVTKELTGCQDSMGNIQGTGSQMEKQGGTLNKDEEFGKDFNQTSHLQVHRRDHTGEKPYRGVECEKGFIRDSHLQMNQTAHVGEKPYKCEKCENAFRRLSSLQAHQRVHSRTRLNKHDMSCKGFSQKSYLHHHQRVPTGEDPHRFEECGRNVGKSSHCQAPPIAHMLEKPYKCEECGLGFSQRSYLHIHQRAHTGKKPYKCEECGKGFSWRSRLQAHQRIHTGEKPYKCEACGKGFSYSSHLNIHCRIHTGEKPFKCEECGKGFSVGSHLQAHQISHTGEKPYKCEECGKGFCRASNLLDHQRGHSGEKPYQCDACGKGFSRSSDFNIHFRVHTGEKPYKCEECGKGFSQASNLLAHQRGHTGEKPYKCGTCGKGFSRSSDLNVHCRIHTGEKPYKCEKCGKAFSQFSSLQVHQRVHTGEKPYQCAECGKGFSVGSQLQAHQRCHTGEKPYQCEECGKGFCRASNFLAHRGVHTGEKPYRCDVCGKRFRQRSYLQAHQRVHTGEKPYKCEECGKVFSWSSYLQAHQRVHTGEKPYKCEECGKGFSWSSSLIIHQRVHAGDEGDKDCPSSENTYSKEAL, from the exons ATGCTGGAGAACTTCCGGAACCTGGTCTCAGTGG GGCATCAATCGTTCACACCAGATGCAATATCCCAgttaaagagagaagaaaagctttGGATGATAAAGATAGCAACCCAGAGCCGTCGCTCCTCGG GAGACAAGAATCTAAATGGCATGGAGACTCTTCAAGAAGTTGGATTAAGGTATCTGCCACATGAAGAGCTTTTCTGCTCACAAATCTGGCAACAGGTTACAAAGGAATTAACTGGGTGTCAAGATTCCATGGGAAATATTCAAGGAACTGGCTCTCAGATGGAAAAACAAGGTGGCACACTCAATAAAGATGAGGAGTTTGGTAAAGACTTCAATCAGACTTCACATCTTCAAGTTCACCGCAGAGACcacactggagaaaaaccctACAGAGGGGTGGAGTGTGAGAAAGGTTTCATACGGGACTCTCACCTTCAAATGAACCAGACAGCCCACGTAGGAGAGAAGCCCTACAAGTGTGAAAAATGTGAAAACGCCTTCCGTCGGCTTTCAAGTCTTCAAGCCCATCAGAGAGTCCACAGTAGAACAAGATTGAACAAACATGATATGTCGTGTAAGGGTTTCAGTCAGAAGTcatatcttcatcatcatcagagAGTCCCCACTGGAGAGGATCCACACAGATTTGAGGAGTGTGGGAGGAACGTCGGGAAGAGCTCACATTGTCAAGCTCCTCCCATAGCCCACATGTTGGAGAAACCCTATAAATGTGAGGAGTGTGGACTGGGCTTCAGTCAGCGCTCCTATCTTCACATCCATCAGAGAGCCCACACGGGAAAGAAACCTTATAAATGTGAAGAGTGTGGGAAGGGCTTCAGTTGGCGTTCACGCCTACAGGCTCATCAGCGAatccacactggggagaaaccCTACAAATGTGAGGCCTGTGGCAAGGGCTTTAGTTACAGCTCACACCTGAACATCCATTGTAGAATCCACACAGGTGAGAAACCCTTTAAGTGTGAGGAGTGTGGGAAAGGCTTCAGTGTGGGTTCCCACCTTCAAGCCCATCAGATAAGCCACACGGGAGAGAAACCATACAAATGTGAGGAGTGTGGCAAGGGCTTCTGTCGGGCCTCAAATCTTCTGGACCATCAGAGAGGCCATAGTGGTGAGAAACCATATCAGTGTGATGCATGTGGAAAGGGCTTTAGTCGTAGCTCAGATTTTAACATTCATTTTAGAGTCCATACAGGAGAAAAACCCTATAAGTGCGAGGAGTGTGGGAAAGGTTTCAGTCAGGCCTCAAATCTTCTGGCCCATCAAAGAGGCCACACCGGAGAAAAACCATACAAATGTGGTACATGTGGGAAGGGCTTCAGCCGGAGTTCAGATCTTAACGTTCATTGTCGAATCCACACgggagagaaaccctataaatgtGAGAAGTGCGGGAAGGCCTTCAGTCAGTTCTCAAGCCTTCAAGTGCATCAAAGAGTCCATACCGGCGAGAAACCATACCAGTGTGCAGAGTGTGGGAAAGGCTTCAGTGTGGGCTCACAGCTTCAGGCCCATCAGAGGtgtcacactggagagaaaccctaccAGTGTGAGGAGTGTGGGAAGGGCTTCTGTCGGGCCTCAAATTTTCTGGCTCACCGTGGAGTCCACACAGGAGAGAAGCCATACCGATGCGATGTGTGTGGTAAGCGCTTCAGACAGAGATCATACCTTCAAGCCCACCAGAGggtccacactggagagaaaccatataaGTGTGAGGAATGTGGTAAGGTCTTCAGTTGGAGCTCATACCTTCAAGCCCATCAGAGAGTCCACACTGGGGAAAAACCATACAAATGTGAGGAGTGTGGGAAAGGCTTCAGTTGGAGCTCAAGTCTTATAATTCATCAGCGAGTCCATGCTGGGGATGAGGGTGACAAGGACTGTCCCTCATCAGAGAATACATACAGCAAAGAAGCTCTATAA
- the ZNF45 gene encoding zinc finger protein 45 isoform X3, giving the protein MLENFRNLVSVGEEGHSGTEHRISPCGHQSFTPDAISQLKREEKLWMIKIATQSRRSSGDKNLNGMETLQEVGLRYLPHEELFCSQIWQQVTKELTGCQDSMGNIQGTGSQMEKQGGTLNKDEEFGKDFNQTSHLQVHRRDHTGEKPYRGVECEKGFIRDSHLQMNQTAHVGEKPYKCEKCENAFRRLSSLQAHQRVHSRTRLNKHDMSCKGFSQKSYLHHHQRVPTGEDPHRFEECGRNVGKSSHCQAPPIAHMLEKPYKCEECGLGFSQRSYLHIHQRAHTGKKPYKCEECGKGFSWRSRLQAHQRIHTGEKPYKCEACGKGFSYSSHLNIHCRIHTGEKPFKCEECGKGFSVGSHLQAHQISHTGEKPYKCEECGKGFCRASNLLDHQRGHSGEKPYQCDACGKGFSRSSDFNIHFRVHTGEKPYKCEECGKGFSQASNLLAHQRGHTGEKPYKCGTCGKGFSRSSDLNVHCRIHTGEKPYKCEKCGKAFSQFSSLQVHQRVHTGEKPYQCAECGKGFSVGSQLQAHQRCHTGEKPYQCEECGKGFCRASNFLAHRGVHTGEKPYRCDVCGKRFRQRSYLQAHQRVHTGEKPYKCEECGKVFSWSSYLQAHQRVHTGEKPYKCEECGKGFSWSSSLIIHQRVHAGDEGDKDCPSSENTYSKEAL; this is encoded by the exons ATGCTGGAGAACTTCCGGAACCTGGTCTCAGTGGGTGAGGAAGGGCACTCTGGGACTGAACATCGGATCAGCCCCTGTG GGCATCAATCGTTCACACCAGATGCAATATCCCAgttaaagagagaagaaaagctttGGATGATAAAGATAGCAACCCAGAGCCGTCGCTCCTCGG GAGACAAGAATCTAAATGGCATGGAGACTCTTCAAGAAGTTGGATTAAGGTATCTGCCACATGAAGAGCTTTTCTGCTCACAAATCTGGCAACAGGTTACAAAGGAATTAACTGGGTGTCAAGATTCCATGGGAAATATTCAAGGAACTGGCTCTCAGATGGAAAAACAAGGTGGCACACTCAATAAAGATGAGGAGTTTGGTAAAGACTTCAATCAGACTTCACATCTTCAAGTTCACCGCAGAGACcacactggagaaaaaccctACAGAGGGGTGGAGTGTGAGAAAGGTTTCATACGGGACTCTCACCTTCAAATGAACCAGACAGCCCACGTAGGAGAGAAGCCCTACAAGTGTGAAAAATGTGAAAACGCCTTCCGTCGGCTTTCAAGTCTTCAAGCCCATCAGAGAGTCCACAGTAGAACAAGATTGAACAAACATGATATGTCGTGTAAGGGTTTCAGTCAGAAGTcatatcttcatcatcatcagagAGTCCCCACTGGAGAGGATCCACACAGATTTGAGGAGTGTGGGAGGAACGTCGGGAAGAGCTCACATTGTCAAGCTCCTCCCATAGCCCACATGTTGGAGAAACCCTATAAATGTGAGGAGTGTGGACTGGGCTTCAGTCAGCGCTCCTATCTTCACATCCATCAGAGAGCCCACACGGGAAAGAAACCTTATAAATGTGAAGAGTGTGGGAAGGGCTTCAGTTGGCGTTCACGCCTACAGGCTCATCAGCGAatccacactggggagaaaccCTACAAATGTGAGGCCTGTGGCAAGGGCTTTAGTTACAGCTCACACCTGAACATCCATTGTAGAATCCACACAGGTGAGAAACCCTTTAAGTGTGAGGAGTGTGGGAAAGGCTTCAGTGTGGGTTCCCACCTTCAAGCCCATCAGATAAGCCACACGGGAGAGAAACCATACAAATGTGAGGAGTGTGGCAAGGGCTTCTGTCGGGCCTCAAATCTTCTGGACCATCAGAGAGGCCATAGTGGTGAGAAACCATATCAGTGTGATGCATGTGGAAAGGGCTTTAGTCGTAGCTCAGATTTTAACATTCATTTTAGAGTCCATACAGGAGAAAAACCCTATAAGTGCGAGGAGTGTGGGAAAGGTTTCAGTCAGGCCTCAAATCTTCTGGCCCATCAAAGAGGCCACACCGGAGAAAAACCATACAAATGTGGTACATGTGGGAAGGGCTTCAGCCGGAGTTCAGATCTTAACGTTCATTGTCGAATCCACACgggagagaaaccctataaatgtGAGAAGTGCGGGAAGGCCTTCAGTCAGTTCTCAAGCCTTCAAGTGCATCAAAGAGTCCATACCGGCGAGAAACCATACCAGTGTGCAGAGTGTGGGAAAGGCTTCAGTGTGGGCTCACAGCTTCAGGCCCATCAGAGGtgtcacactggagagaaaccctaccAGTGTGAGGAGTGTGGGAAGGGCTTCTGTCGGGCCTCAAATTTTCTGGCTCACCGTGGAGTCCACACAGGAGAGAAGCCATACCGATGCGATGTGTGTGGTAAGCGCTTCAGACAGAGATCATACCTTCAAGCCCACCAGAGggtccacactggagagaaaccatataaGTGTGAGGAATGTGGTAAGGTCTTCAGTTGGAGCTCATACCTTCAAGCCCATCAGAGAGTCCACACTGGGGAAAAACCATACAAATGTGAGGAGTGTGGGAAAGGCTTCAGTTGGAGCTCAAGTCTTATAATTCATCAGCGAGTCCATGCTGGGGATGAGGGTGACAAGGACTGTCCCTCATCAGAGAATACATACAGCAAAGAAGCTCTATAA